A genomic region of Bosea sp. 124 contains the following coding sequences:
- a CDS encoding ABC transporter permease, with product MSAAPIELPRWADTALVPLVSVSAALAVAGLVVLGIGESPLEATALLLRGALGSAEGLSFTLYYTTNFIFTGLAVAVAFHAGLFNIGGEGQATIAGIFAALACLWLAPLPGILLVPLAVLAAAAGGALYGFVPGWLQATRGSHVVITTIMFNFLAATLSVYLLVEIIGKPGSMAPETPEFASHAILTPMHKLLAPLGVNLPATPLNSAFLLALAALIAVWALIFRSRLGYAIRTVGANPRAAAYAGISPSRITMVAMAISGALAGGLAVNEVMGVQHRLLLDFTAGYGFVGIAVALMGRGHPVGVGLAALLFGVLYQGGAELSFDKPSITRDMVVVIGGVIILFAGALDGMFRRAVASGLRLRRAG from the coding sequence GTGAGCGCCGCCCCGATCGAACTCCCGCGCTGGGCCGATACCGCGCTCGTGCCGCTGGTCTCGGTTTCGGCGGCGCTCGCCGTCGCCGGACTCGTCGTGCTCGGCATCGGCGAGAGCCCGCTGGAGGCGACCGCGCTGCTGCTGCGGGGCGCCTTGGGCTCGGCCGAGGGGCTAAGCTTCACGCTTTATTACACGACGAATTTCATTTTCACCGGGCTCGCCGTCGCGGTCGCCTTCCATGCCGGGCTGTTCAACATCGGCGGCGAGGGGCAGGCGACGATCGCCGGCATCTTTGCCGCGCTCGCCTGCCTCTGGCTGGCGCCGCTGCCGGGCATCCTGCTCGTGCCGCTGGCGGTGCTGGCCGCGGCAGCAGGCGGCGCGCTCTACGGGTTCGTTCCGGGCTGGCTGCAGGCGACGCGCGGCAGCCATGTCGTCATCACCACGATCATGTTCAACTTCCTGGCGGCGACGCTGAGCGTCTATCTGCTGGTCGAAATCATCGGCAAGCCGGGCTCGATGGCGCCGGAGACGCCGGAATTCGCCTCCCATGCGATCCTCACACCGATGCACAAGCTGCTCGCGCCACTGGGCGTGAACCTGCCGGCAACGCCGCTCAACAGCGCCTTCCTGCTGGCGCTCGCCGCGCTCATCGCGGTCTGGGCGCTGATCTTCCGCTCGCGGCTGGGCTACGCGATCCGCACGGTCGGCGCCAATCCGCGGGCGGCCGCCTATGCCGGAATCTCGCCTTCGCGCATCACCATGGTGGCGATGGCGATCTCGGGCGCGCTTGCGGGCGGGCTCGCGGTCAACGAGGTGATGGGCGTTCAGCACCGGCTGCTGCTCGATTTCACCGCCGGCTACGGCTTTGTCGGCATCGCGGTGGCGCTGATGGGGCGTGGCCACCCGGTCGGCGTGGGGCTCGCCGCGCTGCTCTTCGGCGTGCTCTATCAGGGCGGGGCGGAGCTCTCCTTCGACAAGCCGAGCATCACCCGCGACATGGTCGTGGTCATCGGCGGCGTCATCATCCTGTTTGCCGGGGCCCTCGACGGGATGTTCCGGCGGGCGGTGGCGAGCGGCCTGCGGCTCAGGCGGGCAGGCTGA
- a CDS encoding cytidine deaminase codes for MNPGETAASAATIDFEALFAAAMRVQPRAYAPYSRFRVGAAILADDGIVYPGCNVENAAYPSGSCAEQSAISAMIAGGATRIAAILVVGDGDVLVTPCGACRQRIREFAPPATPVAIAGPRGIRQMFSLAELLPASFGPDNLRR; via the coding sequence ATGAATCCGGGCGAGACCGCCGCGAGCGCAGCGACGATCGATTTCGAGGCGCTGTTTGCGGCGGCCATGCGGGTGCAGCCGCGTGCCTATGCACCCTATTCGCGTTTCAGGGTCGGCGCCGCGATCCTGGCCGACGACGGCATCGTCTATCCCGGCTGCAATGTCGAGAACGCCGCCTACCCGTCCGGCAGCTGCGCCGAACAGAGCGCGATCTCGGCGATGATCGCCGGTGGGGCGACCCGCATCGCCGCGATCCTGGTCGTCGGCGACGGCGACGTGCTGGTGACGCCCTGCGGCGCCTGCCGCCAGCGCATCCGCGAATTCGCGCCGCCGGCGACCCCCGTGGCGATCGCCGGGCCCCGCGGCATCCGGCAAATGTTTTCGCTGGCGGAGCTGTTGCCAGCCTCCTTCGGACCGGACAATTTGCGCCGGTGA
- a CDS encoding ABC transporter permease, whose translation MEWVQTIAVIMDSAIRLSVPLLCAAMAGLWSERAGVVDIGLEGKMLIAAFASAVIAAQSGSAWAGLGAGIIASVALALVHGFAAITWRGNQIVSGVAVNMLAAGLTVILGNAWFGQGGRTPTLEGAARFGDITLPFAATLRAHVPVLGLIYDEVVSGHSMPVYLALLAVVLTALVLKRTRFGLRLRAVGENPAAVDTAGISVAGLRYSAVIICGVLCGLGGTYLAVSQSAGFLPHMTAGKGFIALAAVIFANWRPWPALWACLLFGGLDAVAIRLQGVALPGIGQVPVQAIQALPYLMTVILLAGFIGKSTPPRASGLPYVKER comes from the coding sequence ATGGAGTGGGTTCAGACCATCGCCGTCATCATGGATTCCGCCATCCGGCTGTCGGTGCCGCTCCTCTGCGCCGCGATGGCGGGGCTGTGGTCGGAGCGGGCCGGCGTGGTCGATATCGGGCTCGAGGGCAAGATGCTGATCGCCGCCTTCGCCTCGGCGGTGATCGCTGCGCAGAGCGGTTCGGCCTGGGCGGGGCTTGGGGCCGGGATCATCGCGTCGGTCGCGCTCGCGCTGGTTCACGGCTTCGCGGCGATCACCTGGCGGGGCAACCAGATCGTCTCCGGCGTCGCCGTCAACATGCTGGCGGCCGGACTGACCGTGATCCTCGGCAATGCCTGGTTCGGGCAGGGCGGGCGGACGCCGACGCTGGAGGGCGCGGCCCGTTTCGGCGACATCACGCTGCCCTTCGCCGCCACGCTACGGGCACATGTCCCGGTGCTCGGCCTGATCTATGACGAGGTCGTCTCGGGCCATTCGATGCCGGTCTATCTCGCTTTGCTCGCCGTCGTGCTGACGGCGCTCGTGCTCAAGCGGACACGCTTTGGCCTGCGCCTGCGTGCGGTCGGCGAGAACCCGGCCGCGGTCGACACCGCCGGCATCTCGGTGGCGGGGCTACGCTACAGCGCCGTGATCATCTGCGGCGTCCTCTGCGGGCTGGGCGGCACCTATCTCGCTGTCTCGCAATCGGCCGGTTTCCTGCCGCACATGACCGCCGGCAAGGGCTTCATCGCGCTCGCCGCCGTGATCTTCGCCAACTGGCGGCCTTGGCCGGCGCTCTGGGCCTGCCTGCTCTTCGGAGGGCTCGACGCGGTCGCGATACGGCTGCAGGGTGTGGCGCTGCCGGGCATCGGACAGGTCCCGGTGCAGGCGATCCAGGCCCTGCCCTATCTGATGACGGTGATCCTGCTCGCCGGCTTCATCGGCAAGTCGACGCCGCCCAGGGCCTCGGGCCTGCCTTATGTGAAGGAGCGCTGA